One window from the genome of Sinobacterium caligoides encodes:
- the pyrE gene encoding orotate phosphoribosyltransferase, with protein MQQYRKDFIDLAIRYKALGFGEFTLKSGRVSPYFFNAGRFDSGAGLAMLGRCYAEAIAASGVEFDVLFGPAYKGIPLGATTAVALADHHQSDVPFAFNRKEAKDHGEGGTIVGAELKGKVLIIDDVITAGTAVREVIDIIRAAGAEPAGVVIGLNRQERGKAELSAIQEVEQDFGIPVVSIITLQDIVDYLNAGVEQADLITRIDDYRQAYGI; from the coding sequence ATGCAGCAGTACCGGAAGGATTTTATTGATTTGGCGATTCGCTACAAGGCCCTTGGCTTTGGTGAGTTCACTCTGAAGTCGGGACGCGTTAGCCCCTACTTCTTCAATGCCGGTCGTTTTGATAGTGGTGCAGGGCTGGCCATGCTTGGCCGCTGTTATGCTGAGGCGATCGCGGCGAGCGGGGTAGAATTTGATGTCTTGTTTGGTCCCGCCTACAAGGGCATACCGCTGGGGGCGACGACGGCAGTAGCGCTTGCTGATCACCACCAGAGCGATGTGCCCTTTGCCTTTAACCGTAAAGAGGCAAAGGACCATGGTGAGGGTGGTACGATTGTCGGTGCCGAGCTGAAGGGCAAGGTGCTAATTATTGATGATGTGATTACTGCCGGCACCGCCGTGCGTGAGGTTATTGATATTATCCGTGCAGCGGGAGCCGAGCCAGCCGGTGTTGTTATTGGCCTAAACCGTCAGGAACGCGGTAAGGCAGAGCTATCGGCGATCCAAGAGGTAGAGCAAGACTTCGGTATTCCTGTGGTGAGTATCATTACGTTGCAGGATATCGTTGATTATCTCAACGCCGGGGTTGAGCAAGCCGATTTAATCACTCGTATTGATGATTATCGCCAGGCTTACGGTATTTAA
- a CDS encoding DUF4124 domain-containing protein codes for MASRNNAVLVVALLLVSVAAQADYYRYITDEGQTVVVGQLNSEAIRLGYEQLSDKGQVIKVVERSKSNEEKARLRAEQLRAEQQQAWDKSLLLKYSTVEDIEASAVRALREIDVRLGILRSNRSVLKTQLNSEQAKAADIERRSQQVPEDLQLRIKNLAIELDTTKETIARHQREKLELQSSYKRDAVRFAELKSITELRNTYHQN; via the coding sequence GTGGCGAGCAGGAATAATGCTGTTTTAGTCGTTGCGTTGCTACTAGTGAGTGTCGCCGCGCAGGCGGACTATTATCGTTATATTACCGATGAGGGGCAGACCGTGGTGGTTGGTCAGCTCAATAGTGAGGCTATTCGCCTAGGCTATGAGCAGCTCAGTGACAAGGGACAGGTCATCAAGGTTGTTGAGCGTAGTAAGAGCAATGAAGAGAAGGCGCGGCTGCGTGCTGAGCAGTTGCGTGCTGAGCAGCAGCAGGCCTGGGATAAATCGCTACTGCTGAAGTACTCGACAGTGGAAGATATTGAGGCGTCTGCCGTGCGTGCGCTCAGAGAGATTGATGTTCGCCTGGGGATATTGCGCAGTAATCGCTCGGTGCTGAAAACGCAGCTTAATAGTGAGCAGGCGAAGGCGGCCGATATTGAGCGTCGTAGTCAGCAAGTTCCTGAGGATTTACAGTTAAGGATTAAAAACTTAGCTATAGAGCTCGACACTACCAAGGAGACGATCGCGCGCCACCAGAGGGAGAAGCTCGAGCTACAGAGCTCCTATAAGCGAGACGCGGTACGCTTTGCTGAGCTGAAGTCTATAACTGAGCTGCGAAATACCTACCACCAGAATTAG